Genomic segment of Candidatus Eremiobacterota bacterium:
GCGCGATGCACCTCATTTGATCCGCACAGTGCAGGCGCTTCAAGCGGCGCATCACCGGCCCCTCCGACCAGCAGGTCACCGGAAAACCACCGCCGCCGAAGCGCTGAACCGGCGCGTCGAGCTGCTGCGGCTGCGCCCAACAACTGGAGGAACCAACGCCTCTTGCTTTGGAAGCAATCCCTGTGGATTTTCGATTTCCGTATAAGTTGACAGATCTTCGAAAGGCTCTCGGAGAACCGACTGTCTTCACGTACGGTGCGATAAACGGCCGTGAACAGGGAACCTGCGAAGGCTTTCGCTTTCCTTGCGGTTGCGAGGCGACACCGGTACAGGCAGCGCAATATACCGTTACGACTCTCTGCACCAACCACTCGACACAGGAACGAGATACGGTGCGCGTCTCGGACCGTCGCCTTCCGCACGTTTTTGGTCGTCGGCTTTCATATCAGGCTATGGGATTACTCACCGAGCTTATCGCCGCTCAAGAAGGTGCGCCGACGATTGATGGATGTGTAGAAATGACGTTTCCGCCGGCGGCTTTCGTCGGCCAGGAAGAATCCGTGCGCGTGCTCGTCGACGCACGGATTCTAGAGGACACCGGCGACGGCCATCATCGCCTGCTCGTATTCAACTGTTGGGATAACGTAACGCGGGAATGGTACTAGGAGGAGCGCATGCCGCCGCCGATCCACGAGGCAAATTTATAGCGGCTATTCGCGCAGCGGACACTTCCACTGGTGCGGAGCCGTAGTCCGCAATCCACGTTAATTGCATTGGCAGCGATCTGAACGATCGGCGCGCGCGACGATTGTCGCTAGAGACCCAGCGGCGGGATGGCGTCGTCGACGCCAGCTCCTCCTGTAGTCGCGGTGACGGTAGCTCCCGTCGTCTTCGCCGGCGGTGACGGCGACGTTGCGAGGAGCGCGAGTGGCGCGAGCGCGGCGATGACCGAGCTCATGCTGTGAGGACCTCTCTGGGGTTGCGCTATGGACCGGGCCGCATGGACCGGTCCGGCACGGCGCAGAGAGGCCGCGAACAAGGCCGAACGCCCGGAGTGGCCCGGTCCGGGGTCCGTTGCGCCGTCGGCATCCGCCGTCCTCGCACCGAACGGCCGTCATGCCGCGTCGTCTGGCGGCCCTCCGCGGGAATGCGCCGTTTCATACAGTCTGCACGCTTAGCTAGGCAGGAAGTGCTTGGTCGCTTGCTAAGAATCGGCGGGAGTATTTTCTGCAATCGGGTGGTGCCTTATGGCGGCTGGTTCTTTCGCACGCGGGCTAACCGGAACGGTGCATCGCGTGCCGCATGCGCGTGATGAGACGTGGCGCGTCGGTGTTCGCGGGCATGTCATTACGGCGGCGATCGCCGTGTTGGCCGACGGTTTGCCGCGGACGTCGGATCAGATTTGCACCGAGGCGCTGGCGCGCGGACTCGTTCCGCCGAAGACCTCGAAGCGGTACGTCTACACGGCGCTGATCGAGTACATCGCGCGCACGAAAGGGCACGAGCGCAAGCCGGCGATCGTGCAGGATCGCGACCGGCGGTTTCGCGCAAACCATCCGGTCGATCCGTGGCCCGCGCCGGCTGCGGCTTCGCTCGGCGATGGTGCGCCGACGGCGGCGTCGCTGGCGGCGCTCGAGCGCGTGCGCGCGACGGCGCGCGGGCTCGATCCGGCGGCGTTCGAGGTCGCGGTGTGCGAGCTGTTCGGGACGCTGGGGTTCGTCGCGACGCACGTGGGCCGGTACGACGCGCCGGACGGGTATCTCGACGCGCCGCTCGGGCCGCTCGCGTATCGGGTGATGGTCGAGTGCAAGACGGCGGCGGCGACGGAGAACTCGGTGGTAACCGAGCCAAACGTCGTCGAGGCGGCGAAGTTTCGCGAGGCGTACGGGGCGGCGTACTGTCTGCTGGTGGGGCCGGCATTCGGGGCGGAGACCGCATTTGCCGGCGAGCTGCACACGCATGGCGTGTCGGCGTGGACGGTGGACGATCTCGCGGCGGTGGTGCACACGGGGTTCGATCCGGAGGCGCTGCGCGCGCTGTTCGCGCCGGGGCTGGTGGTGGACGTGCTGGACGATGCGGTGTGGAGCGCGGCGCACGGCGAGGCGAAGCGGGTCGGCGCGATCTGCGATGCGATCGAGGCGATCGCGGCGCGGCAGCAGCGCGTCGCGCTGGGCGCGGCGGCGGCGGATGCGCCGCTGCTGGACGTCGATGCGGCCATGATGCTGCTCGACGAGCACTTTGCGGCGAGCGGCAGTGCCGCGCGCTGCGGTCGCGGCGACGTCGTCGCGGCGTTCGACTGGCTCACGCACCCGCGCGTGCGGCGAGCGATCTGGACCGATGAGGAGCGGCGGGCGATCGTCGTGACCGCCGCGTTGCGGACTACGTCCGCGGAAGGAGACATCTCGTGCTCGACAAGATAGTCCCGCAGCCCACCCAGCAGCCTGTGCTGCATTCGCATCCGCTGACCGCGCTTCAGAAGGAACATATTTTCGAGCACTACCAGCGGGCGCTGCCGCTGATGGTGCTGGATTTTCCGCACGTGCCGTTCGTCGGGGCGTTTCATCCGTACGGGCTCGGGAATCAGCCGACGTTCTCCGGTGGATGGCCGGAACTGCCGGAGTCTATTGCGCACGTGGAGGTGACGGGCGCGCAGGGCAAGCGGCATCTGTATCCGGGGTTGACGGAGAACGCGGTGCTGTGGCTGGTCCACATGGGGGCGGTCGGGGTGGAGTCGTGGACGCCGAGCCCGCGCGATCCGGAGAGCGTCGGCTATGCGCGCATTTTGCTGCGGCAGAGCGGCAGCGCCGGGGAGCAGGAGCTGAAGTACGCGATGCTGGCAATGCGCACGGCGCTGCTGGAGTGTCGTGGGCTGCGGGCGGTTCCGGTGCTGGACGGGGACGCGGGCGCGGCGTTGTTCGTGCCGTTCGCGGATCTGCCGCTCTACGAGGACGTGCGGGCGTGGCTGCATCGGCTGTGCAACGCCGCGGCGGAGAAGCATCCGGCGCTGCTGACGTGCGCGAAGAAAGAGCAGGCCGGCGATCGCGTGCATCTGTCCGTGGAGAAGAATGCGGTGGGACAGCACAGCAAGCTGCCGTACTCGCTGGCGGGAAATCCGGGGCTGCACATGGTGACGCCGATCGAGTGGAACGAGCTCGGCGAGGCGCACAACGGGATGTTCACCGCGCGGACCAGCGCGAAGCGGCTGGAGCACGATGTGTTTGCGGAGCAGGCGGCGGCTATCGGAGAGCAGCGGTTTTCGGACGTGCGCAGCACTGTTTGATGAAACCCTATGTGGTTTCTTGCGGACCACAATTTCGAGGACGGCCCGATGTATGAGAGCGACATCGAGGCCCGAGTTGGACCTACGCAAGGAAGCCCATGCCGGGCCTGCTCGGTAGCGGTGTTCCGCGCGCCTTGCAAACCCAGCGCCGTTAGGTTATATTAGGTATGCCCCGCGTGTTCCCGCAGATCAATGGGTTCGACGTCAAGGTCAATATCATCGAGGATCAGGACGGGCCGCACGTTCATGTCTTCAAAGCGGGCGTCGAGTATCGGATCAGCCTTGAGACTTGTAAGGTCCTAACCTACACCGGTGGAACGAAGGCGCAGGCGCGTGCCGCGGAACGGCTCATCGCAGAGCGGATCGACGAGTGTTGGACGGAGTGGAACAAATGGCACTAAAGCAGCGACATACGGAATCGACGGACGCCGAGCTGGATGCAGCACTCGCGCGCGGTCGGGAAGAACGTGCGCGTGATGGCGCGTGCGATGTGCGATATGACGCGACGGCGGACCGAATCGAGATCACAATGAACAATTCCGCGACCGTAAGCATCGCTCGCAAGGCGATTCCAGGCCTTGAACGCGCGACCGTGGACCAGCTCGCTGATGTGCGCCTCACGCCGCTGGGTACGTCCATGAGCTTCGAGCGAATCGACGCCGACTATGCAATACATGGTTTGCTCCGCAGGGTGCTGGGTCTTAACGAACAGCAGCGCGCGGCAGGGTCCGTTACCTCGCAGGCAAAGCGCTCGGCAGCGGTCGCTAATGGTGCATTGGGAGGACGACCACCAAAAAAAGCTGTTGTCCCGCAGAAGCGGGCGCAACGCTGAGGCGTCGGCTCGGGAAGGTGACTATGACACTTCTCGTGTCGAGGCGACGGCGCGCGCGGCGCTTCAACCGGCGTTTGGTACGAGGGCTTGCTCACCGGAAGAAGTTCTGCGATTCTAAGACGGTACGCCTCGGATGCGCCTCTACCGGCTTGTCCGGCAAGTGCCCGGGGTAAGCATTGAGGAGGTTCGTGCCCGCCGCGAACCTCCTCGCTCTTTGACGGATCTGATGAAGCGGCGTAGGCGCTGCTGAAAATCGTGGCGTGGATAATATCATGACCGTATGCGGCTGTGCCATACCTAACGTGTTTGCGGAGCTGGCGGCGGCTATTGGAGAGCAGCGGTTTTCGGAAGTCACCGGCCTGTTCGAAAGCGGAGCTCGCGAGTAAACTTTCCCGCAGTCGGGAAGGTGACTACCAACCCGCGCCGGTGAGCGGACGCACGTCGTCCTCGGGGCTGAGGTGAACGACTGCTTCAACGGCGGGGAGGCGTTCTCGGGGGACGAGCATTGGTTCGAGTTCCAGCGCTCGCGCGATCTCGAGGACGGTGCTCCAGCGGGTTTCTCGGTCGCCGCGCTCGACCGCCGCGATATAGCTCTGCGTCGTGCCGATGCGCTGTGCGAGCTTCGCCTGCGTCAGGCCGAGCGCAAGGCGACGCCGCTTGAACGCTTGGCCTAGAGTCCTGGACTCTACTATCGCCTCGCACATTATATCAGATCAGGACTGCTTGCAGGCGACCCGTGCGTAAGACTGCCGCTTGGAGAGCGAAACGGCGATCATTGACTTCGGCAACATATGGTGTGAAGCGGTCTCGCGAAAGCGCGGCCTCGATATTGTCAATTTGCGAAGTCGAATACGAGAAGCCCTTGCCCACCGGATGACGTTCAGCTATCCTAAGACGGTACGCCTCGGATGCGCCTCTACCGGCTTGTCCGGCAAGTGCCCGGGGTAAGCATTGAGGAGGTTCGTGCCTGCCGCGAACCTCCTTCGCTCTTTGACGAATCTGATGAAGCGGTAGGCGCTGCTGAAAATCATGGCGTGGATAATGTCATGACCGTACGCGGCTGTGCCATACCTAACGCAAAATAGTCGGATCGACATAATCGAACTCGTGTGGAACGCACTCAGCGATGTGCACAACGGCATGTACACGGCACGGACCAGCGCGGAACGCCTGGAGCGGGGACGAGTTTGCGGAGGTGGCGGCGGCCATTGGAGAGCAGCGGATTTCGGACGTGCGCAGCGCTGATTGACAAAAATCGTATGTGTTTGGCGGCCTTCCCTTTCGGCCAAAATGGTCCCAAGAGGACCAGGGTGGAAAAGTATAGTCGACCATGTCGCCGTTTAAACGGAAATAATGAGCAAAGGGGAGCAGGCCCTCCGTGTCAACGTCATCGTTGGGCGAGCTAAAATCCGTATGTCCCAAGCTCAACTCGCGAAGCGAGCCAATGTCTCGCGCCAAACCATCTCCCGGATTGAGCGCGCTGCGACCGACATCCGCATCGAAGTCGTCGAGCGCATTGCCAGTGCGCTCGGCGTGACGGTCGCGGACCTTTTCGCCTCCACGGGCGCTAAGCGTGTCAACGATCGCGAACTCGCTCGTCGCGCTGCCACGCCGCGCAGAGACTATGTCGATGCGCGCGATCTCTTGCTCGCCGTCGACGAGGCGGCTGGGCGATCCGTCGGGCTCCCAGAGGTAGACTTGTGAAGTCGAACGCCTTCATTGCAGGCTTCATCGCCTTTTGCACCACGTTAGCCTTAACTTGGGAATTTGGACGGCTCCCGGATCTCCACAATACGCTGCCCGCTTTGACGGCCCTGGTTAGCGGGTTTTCAATCGGCGTAATCGTTTACCAAGTATTCGCATCAAAAGCCAAGCGCCTGGAACGCTCATTGCCGGCCAA
This window contains:
- a CDS encoding helix-turn-helix transcriptional regulator produces the protein MSQAQLAKRANVSRQTISRIERAATDIRIEVVERIASALGVTVADLFASTGAKRVNDRELARRAATPRRDYVDARDLLLAVDEAAGRSVGLPEVDL
- a CDS encoding helix-turn-helix domain-containing protein; this encodes MCEAIVESRTLGQAFKRRRLALGLTQAKLAQRIGTTQSYIAAVERGDRETRWSTVLEIARALELEPMLVPRERLPAVEAVVHLSPEDDVRPLTGAGW
- a CDS encoding DUF2442 domain-containing protein — its product is MALKQRHTESTDAELDAALARGREERARDGACDVRYDATADRIEITMNNSATVSIARKAIPGLERATVDQLADVRLTPLGTSMSFERIDADYAIHGLLRRVLGLNEQQRAAGSVTSQAKRSAAVANGALGGRPPKKAVVPQKRAQR
- a CDS encoding DUF4160 domain-containing protein, giving the protein MFPQINGFDVKVNIIEDQDGPHVHVFKAGVEYRISLETCKVLTYTGGTKAQARAAERLIAERIDECWTEWNKWH